One segment of Stappia sp. 28M-7 DNA contains the following:
- a CDS encoding ubiquinone biosynthesis hydroxylase: MGIQMDELDVLVGGGGYVGLSLAVALKQADPGLRVAVVDMRPREALEKDPRASAVAAAASRMLERLGVWSQIAPHAQPMMEMIVTDSRLRDAVRPVFLTFDGEVEPGEPFAHMVPNGRMVAVLADRAEELGVELIAPDAVSGFASGPSEVEIRLASGGMRKAKLLVAADGVRSKLRKLAGIGTVRWEYDQSGIVTTVAHERPHEGRAEEHFLPSGPFAILPLTGNRSSLVWTERRDDAERLVKGDDFTFELELERRFGHHLGKLELAGPRHAFPLGLTLARSFVQPRLALAGDAAHGIHPIAGQGLNLGFKDVAALAEVLVEARRLGEDIGALDVLERYERWRRFDTFRMGVVTDVLNRLFSNDMDVVRAVRDVGLGLVDRMPSLKRFFIRQAAGLEGPSPRLLVGEAI; the protein is encoded by the coding sequence ATGGGCATCCAGATGGACGAGCTCGACGTTCTGGTCGGCGGCGGAGGCTATGTCGGCCTCTCGCTGGCGGTGGCGCTGAAGCAGGCCGATCCCGGCCTCCGCGTTGCCGTGGTCGACATGCGTCCGCGCGAGGCGCTGGAGAAGGATCCGCGCGCTTCGGCCGTCGCGGCGGCGGCAAGCCGCATGCTGGAGCGGCTCGGCGTATGGTCGCAGATCGCGCCGCATGCCCAGCCGATGATGGAGATGATCGTCACCGATTCGCGCCTGCGCGATGCGGTGCGTCCGGTGTTCCTGACCTTCGACGGCGAGGTGGAGCCGGGCGAGCCCTTCGCCCACATGGTGCCGAACGGGCGCATGGTGGCGGTGCTCGCCGACCGGGCCGAGGAGCTCGGCGTGGAGCTGATCGCGCCGGACGCGGTCTCGGGCTTCGCCAGCGGGCCGTCGGAGGTGGAGATCCGCCTTGCCTCGGGCGGGATGCGCAAGGCGAAGCTGCTGGTCGCCGCCGACGGCGTGCGTTCGAAGCTGCGGAAGCTTGCCGGCATCGGCACGGTGCGCTGGGAATACGACCAGTCGGGCATCGTCACCACCGTCGCCCACGAGCGGCCGCATGAGGGCCGCGCCGAGGAGCATTTCCTGCCCTCCGGGCCCTTCGCCATCCTGCCGCTGACCGGCAATCGTTCGTCGCTGGTGTGGACCGAGCGGCGCGACGATGCGGAGCGGCTGGTGAAGGGCGACGACTTCACCTTCGAACTGGAGCTGGAGCGCCGCTTCGGCCACCATCTCGGCAAGCTGGAACTGGCCGGCCCGCGCCATGCCTTCCCGCTCGGCCTGACGCTGGCGCGCTCCTTCGTGCAGCCGCGGCTGGCGCTGGCGGGCGATGCCGCCCACGGCATCCATCCGATCGCCGGCCAGGGCCTCAATCTCGGATTCAAGGACGTTGCGGCGCTGGCCGAGGTGCTGGTGGAGGCACGGCGGCTCGGCGAGGATATCGGCGCGCTCGACGTGCTGGAGCGCTACGAGCGCTGGCGGCGGTTCGACACGTTCCGCATGGGGGTGGTGACCGACGTCTTGAACCGGCTCTTTTCGAACGATATGGATGTCGTGCGCGCGGTGCGCGACGTGGGCCTCGGCCTCGTGGACCGCATGCCCTCGCTGAAGCGGTTCTTCATTCGCCAGGCGGCGGGACTGGAAGGCCCTTCGCCGCGGCTCCTGGTCGGCGAGGCAATCTGA
- a CDS encoding electron transfer flavoprotein subunit beta/FixA family protein yields the protein MKILVPVKRVIDYNVKVRVKADGSGVDLANVKMSMNPFDEIAVEEAIRLREAGKAEEIIVVSVGPQQAQETLRTGLAMGADRGILVKTDATTEPLAVAKILKKVVEDEQPGLVILGKQAIDDDCNQTGQMLAALLGWSQGTFASKVDLGEGTVDVTREVDGGLQTVKLKLPAIVTTDLRLNEPRYASLPNIMKAKKKPIDEKSPEDYGVDVAPRLEVLKTVEPPARQAGVKVADVAELVAKLKNEAGVL from the coding sequence ATGAAAATCCTTGTGCCCGTGAAGCGGGTGATCGACTACAACGTCAAGGTGCGCGTGAAGGCGGACGGTTCGGGTGTCGACCTTGCCAACGTGAAGATGTCGATGAACCCGTTCGACGAGATTGCCGTCGAGGAGGCGATCCGTCTGCGCGAGGCCGGCAAGGCCGAGGAGATCATCGTGGTCTCGGTCGGTCCGCAGCAGGCGCAGGAGACGCTGCGCACGGGCCTCGCCATGGGCGCCGACCGCGGCATCCTGGTCAAGACCGACGCCACCACCGAGCCGCTGGCCGTCGCCAAGATCCTGAAGAAGGTGGTCGAGGACGAGCAGCCGGGCCTGGTGATCCTGGGCAAGCAGGCGATCGACGACGACTGCAACCAGACCGGACAGATGCTCGCCGCGCTGCTCGGCTGGAGCCAGGGCACCTTCGCCTCGAAGGTGGATCTGGGCGAGGGCACGGTCGACGTGACCCGCGAGGTCGACGGCGGCCTGCAGACCGTCAAGCTGAAGCTGCCCGCCATCGTCACGACGGACCTGCGCCTCAACGAGCCGCGCTACGCCTCGCTGCCGAACATCATGAAGGCGAAGAAGAAGCCGATCGACGAGAAGTCCCCGGAGGACTACGGCGTCGACGTGGCTCCGCGCCTCGAGGTGCTGAAGACCGTCGAGCCGCCGGCACGCCAGGCCGGCGTCAAGGTGGCCGACGTTGCCGAGCTTGTCGCCAAGCTCAAGAACGAAGCCGGCGTGCTTTGA
- the tesB gene encoding acyl-CoA thioesterase II: MRSAVDDLLSILDLEPLEHNLFRGMSPQVGWQRVFGGQVIGQALVAASRTVPQERSVHSLHGYFLRPGDPAVPIIYEVDRIRDGGSFTTRRVVAIQHGKPIFSVAASFQTFEEGLDHQAVMPDVPMPEDLPGEAELKEKFLAHAPEAVRRYWERDRPIELRPVDMTHYFSRSKLTPSQNVWVRASAALPDDPRIHSCVLAYASDMTLLDTSLFAHGTSVFDPKLQVASLDHAMWFHRPFRADEWLLYAEDSPSASGGRGFTRGSLFSRDGQLVASVAQEGLIRVRRERSQDSQAD, from the coding sequence ATGCGCTCAGCCGTCGACGACCTCCTCTCGATACTCGATCTCGAGCCGCTGGAACACAATCTCTTCCGCGGCATGAGCCCGCAGGTCGGCTGGCAGCGCGTCTTTGGCGGCCAGGTGATCGGCCAGGCGCTGGTCGCCGCCTCGCGCACCGTGCCGCAGGAGCGCAGCGTCCACTCGCTGCACGGCTATTTCCTGCGCCCCGGCGATCCGGCCGTGCCGATCATCTACGAGGTCGACCGCATTCGCGACGGCGGCAGCTTCACCACCCGCCGGGTCGTCGCCATCCAGCACGGCAAGCCGATCTTCTCCGTCGCCGCCTCGTTCCAGACCTTCGAGGAGGGCCTCGACCACCAGGCGGTCATGCCCGACGTGCCGATGCCCGAGGACCTGCCCGGCGAGGCCGAGCTGAAGGAAAAGTTCCTCGCCCACGCGCCCGAGGCGGTGCGCCGCTACTGGGAGCGCGACCGGCCGATCGAGCTGCGCCCGGTCGACATGACCCACTATTTCAGCCGCAGCAAGCTGACGCCCTCGCAGAACGTCTGGGTCCGGGCCAGCGCCGCCCTGCCGGACGACCCGCGCATCCATTCCTGCGTGCTGGCCTACGCCTCGGACATGACGCTGCTCGACACGTCGCTCTTCGCCCACGGCACCAGCGTGTTCGATCCCAAGCTCCAGGTCGCGAGCCTCGACCACGCCATGTGGTTCCATCGCCCCTTCCGCGCCGACGAATGGCTGCTCTATGCGGAAGACAGCCCCTCGGCCTCGGGCGGGCGCGGCTTCACCCGCGGCTCGCTCTTTTCCCGCGACGGCCAGCTGGTCGCCTCCGTGGCGCAGGAAGGCCTGATCCGCGTGCGCCGGGAACGGTCTCAGGACTCGCAGGCCGACTGA
- a CDS encoding TlpA family protein disulfide reductase — MTNGTRPPRRTLLVGIAAVALMAGLAGIYVIGGADGNQQQAGSCSAAATLAAEIAPLARGEVAAFLPAKAPSQLSELAFSNDAGAPLTLGDFRDKVVLVNLWATWCAPCRKEMPALDQLQAELGSDDFEVVAVSVDQTGEEKPRAFLKEIGVSNLAFYADPTMKIFQDVRARGRAPGLPTTLLVDGKGCEIGALMGPAEWASEDAKALVRAAIEAQRKTASSGSGS, encoded by the coding sequence ATGACCAACGGAACCAGGCCTCCCCGGCGCACGCTCCTCGTCGGGATCGCCGCCGTGGCCCTGATGGCAGGACTGGCGGGGATATACGTGATCGGCGGGGCGGATGGCAACCAGCAGCAGGCCGGCTCCTGCAGCGCTGCCGCAACGCTTGCCGCCGAGATCGCCCCGCTCGCCCGCGGAGAGGTGGCCGCCTTCCTGCCCGCGAAGGCTCCCTCGCAGCTCTCCGAGCTTGCCTTCAGCAACGACGCCGGCGCGCCGCTCACCCTTGGCGACTTCCGCGACAAGGTGGTCCTGGTCAATCTCTGGGCCACCTGGTGCGCGCCGTGCCGCAAGGAAATGCCGGCGCTCGACCAGTTGCAGGCGGAGCTCGGCAGCGACGATTTCGAGGTGGTCGCCGTCAGCGTCGACCAGACCGGCGAGGAAAAGCCGCGCGCCTTCCTGAAGGAAATCGGCGTTTCCAATCTCGCCTTCTATGCCGATCCCACCATGAAGATCTTTCAGGACGTGCGCGCGCGCGGCCGGGCGCCGGGCCTGCCGACGACCCTGCTGGTCGACGGCAAGGGCTGCGAGATCGGCGCGCTGATGGGGCCGGCCGAATGGGCCTCGGAAGACGCCAAGGCCCTGGTGCGCGCGGCGATCGAGGCCCAACGCAAGACCGCGTCAAGCGGTTCGGGCAGCTGA
- a CDS encoding electron transfer flavoprotein subunit alpha/FixB family protein, with the protein MTILLVAEHSNDAVNDATHKAMTAAAAMGGDVHVLVAGKGARAAAEQAAKIAGAAKVLLADGDGLAQQLAEPMSELIVSLAEGYDAIVAPATANGKNILPRVAALLDVMQLSDVTGVIDGSTFERPIYAGNAIQTVKSNDAKKVVTVRTASFAAAEETGSASIEDISATQSDLSTFVGQELSKSDRPELTSAKVIISGGRALGSKEKFEEVMLPVADALGAAVGASRAAVDAGYAPNDWQVGQTGKVVAPDLYIACGISGAIQHLAGMKDSKVIVAINKDEEAPIFQVADYGLVADLFEVLPQFKAAVEAAKG; encoded by the coding sequence ATGACCATCCTTCTTGTTGCCGAACACAGCAACGACGCCGTCAACGACGCAACCCACAAGGCGATGACCGCCGCTGCCGCCATGGGCGGCGACGTGCACGTGCTGGTCGCCGGCAAGGGCGCGCGCGCTGCCGCCGAGCAGGCCGCCAAGATCGCCGGTGCCGCCAAGGTGCTGCTCGCCGACGGCGACGGCCTTGCCCAGCAGCTGGCCGAGCCGATGTCGGAGCTGATCGTGTCGCTGGCCGAGGGCTATGACGCGATCGTCGCGCCGGCCACCGCCAACGGCAAGAACATCCTGCCGCGCGTTGCCGCGCTGCTCGACGTGATGCAGTTGTCCGACGTGACCGGCGTGATCGACGGGTCGACCTTCGAGCGCCCGATCTATGCCGGCAACGCCATCCAGACGGTGAAGTCGAACGATGCCAAGAAGGTCGTGACCGTGCGGACGGCGAGCTTCGCTGCCGCCGAGGAGACCGGCTCGGCCTCGATCGAGGACATCTCGGCGACGCAGTCCGACCTCTCGACCTTCGTCGGCCAGGAGCTGTCGAAGTCCGACCGCCCGGAGCTGACCTCGGCCAAGGTGATCATCTCCGGCGGCCGCGCGCTCGGCTCCAAGGAGAAGTTCGAGGAGGTGATGCTGCCGGTCGCCGATGCCCTGGGCGCCGCTGTCGGCGCCTCGCGCGCGGCGGTCGATGCGGGCTACGCGCCGAACGACTGGCAGGTCGGCCAGACCGGCAAGGTCGTGGCGCCGGACCTCTACATCGCCTGCGGCATCTCGGGCGCCATCCAGCATCTTGCCGGCATGAAGGACAGCAAGGTGATCGTGGCGATCAACAAGGACGAGGAAGCGCCGATCTTCCAGGTCGCCGATTATGGCCTCGTCGCGGATCTGTTCGAGGTCCTGCCGCAGTTCAAGGCTGCCGTCGAAGCCGCTAAGGGCTGA
- a CDS encoding SDR family oxidoreductase — translation MAGSQAAEHVRPQRIILITGCSSGIGAAAAHTLRGRDWRVFATARRQEDVDRLRAEGFESFRLDYQDEASIVAGAAELFERTSGRLDALFNNGAYAIPGALEDMPSDALRGLFEANFFGWHTLTRAVVPHMRRQGHGRIVQCSSILGFIGMPYRGAYNASKFALEGYSDTLRLELAGTGIHVSLIEPGPIATRFTENAMANFAAVIGEEGTAVSPHRTIYERRLARMRAGEPSPFKLPARAVVKHVVHAVEAQRPRPRYRVTIPTTVMAGLKRLLPTRGLDWVLSRAARSEE, via the coding sequence ATGGCCGGGTCACAGGCAGCCGAACATGTCCGGCCGCAACGCATCATCCTGATCACCGGCTGTTCCTCAGGGATCGGCGCCGCTGCGGCCCATACGCTGCGCGGCCGCGACTGGCGCGTCTTCGCGACCGCGCGGCGGCAGGAGGATGTCGACCGGCTGCGCGCGGAGGGCTTCGAGAGCTTTCGTCTCGACTATCAGGACGAGGCGAGCATCGTCGCCGGTGCGGCAGAGCTGTTCGAACGCACCTCCGGCCGGCTCGACGCGCTGTTCAACAACGGGGCCTATGCCATTCCCGGCGCCCTGGAGGACATGCCCTCCGATGCGCTGCGCGGGCTGTTCGAGGCGAATTTCTTCGGCTGGCACACGCTGACGCGGGCCGTCGTGCCGCATATGCGCCGGCAGGGGCACGGACGTATCGTGCAGTGCTCGTCGATCCTCGGCTTCATCGGCATGCCCTATCGCGGGGCGTACAACGCCTCCAAGTTCGCGCTGGAAGGCTATAGCGACACGCTGCGCCTGGAGCTCGCGGGCACCGGCATCCATGTCTCGCTGATCGAGCCCGGCCCGATCGCCACCCGCTTCACCGAGAATGCGATGGCAAATTTCGCGGCGGTGATCGGCGAGGAGGGCACGGCCGTATCACCTCACCGGACGATCTACGAACGGCGCCTTGCCCGCATGCGGGCGGGCGAGCCGTCACCCTTCAAGCTGCCGGCGCGCGCGGTGGTCAAGCACGTGGTCCATGCGGTGGAAGCGCAGCGCCCGCGCCCGCGCTACCGGGTGACGATACCGACCACCGTGATGGCCGGACTGAAACGACTTCTGCCGACCCGCGGGCTCGACTGGGTGCTGTCGCGGGCGGCGCGATCCGAGGAATAG
- a CDS encoding twin transmembrane helix small protein — MADFLRMSIPFAVGAVAVVLLLGLWNMMRGGPSSRSQMLMRWRVGLQFLAVVIVMAVLYLTGTRP, encoded by the coding sequence ATGGCCGACTTCCTGCGCATGTCGATCCCCTTCGCCGTCGGGGCGGTGGCGGTCGTGCTGCTGCTGGGCTTGTGGAACATGATGCGCGGGGGACCCTCGTCGCGTTCGCAGATGCTGATGCGCTGGCGCGTCGGGCTGCAGTTTCTCGCCGTGGTCATCGTGATGGCGGTGCTCTATCTGACGGGCACGCGGCCGTAA
- a CDS encoding GTP-binding protein, which yields MTVITGFLGAGKTTLLNALLKDPALADAAVIINEFGEVGLDHLFVEGGEEGIVELSSGCLCCTIRGDLVTTLENLLRRLDNGRTERLSRVVIETTGLADPAPVLHTVMQHPYLVMRYQLDGVVTLVDAVNGLATLDTQEEAVKQVAVADRIVLTKTDLAEGAAALDPESPLRRRIARLNPAAPVIIAASGEASADRLIGTGLYDPATKTADVARWLNEEAYRDGHGHSHGHHHHGHDHDHDHSHGHHDHDHSHDVNRHGDSIRAFSLSTDRPIPAAALEMFLDLLRSAHGPKLLRMKGVVQIAEDPDRPVVLHGVQHVFHPPATLPAWPDADRRSRLVFITRDLPEAFVRKLFDAFTGTPATDTPDAAALSDNPLAIRGFSGSFR from the coding sequence ATGACCGTGATCACCGGCTTTCTCGGCGCCGGCAAGACGACGCTGCTCAACGCGCTGCTGAAGGATCCCGCGCTCGCGGACGCGGCGGTGATCATCAACGAGTTCGGCGAGGTCGGCCTCGACCACCTGTTCGTCGAAGGCGGCGAGGAAGGCATCGTCGAGCTGTCCTCCGGGTGCCTCTGCTGCACCATTCGCGGCGATCTGGTGACCACGCTGGAAAACCTGCTGCGCCGGCTCGACAACGGCCGAACCGAGCGGCTGTCGCGGGTGGTGATCGAGACGACGGGGCTCGCCGACCCGGCCCCGGTACTGCACACGGTGATGCAGCATCCCTATCTGGTGATGCGCTACCAGCTCGACGGGGTGGTGACCCTGGTCGACGCGGTCAACGGCCTGGCGACGCTCGATACCCAGGAAGAGGCGGTGAAGCAGGTGGCGGTCGCCGACCGCATCGTGCTGACCAAGACCGATCTTGCGGAAGGGGCGGCTGCCCTCGACCCGGAGAGCCCGTTGCGCCGGCGCATCGCCCGCCTCAACCCGGCGGCGCCGGTGATCATTGCGGCCAGCGGCGAGGCCAGCGCCGACCGGCTGATCGGCACCGGGCTCTACGATCCGGCGACCAAGACGGCGGATGTGGCGCGCTGGCTCAACGAAGAAGCCTATCGCGACGGCCATGGCCATTCCCACGGACATCACCACCATGGGCACGATCACGACCACGACCACAGCCATGGTCATCATGACCACGACCATTCCCATGACGTGAACCGCCACGGCGATTCGATCCGCGCCTTCTCGCTGTCGACCGACCGGCCGATCCCGGCGGCGGCGCTGGAGATGTTCCTCGACCTCTTGCGCTCGGCACATGGGCCGAAACTGCTGCGGATGAAGGGCGTGGTGCAGATCGCCGAGGACCCGGACCGGCCGGTGGTACTGCACGGGGTGCAGCACGTGTTTCACCCGCCGGCAACGCTGCCGGCCTGGCCGGATGCGGACCGGCGCAGCCGGCTGGTGTTCATCACCCGCGACCTGCCGGAAGCCTTCGTGCGCAAGCTGTTCGACGCCTTCACCGGAACGCCCGCGACGGACACGCCCGACGCGGCGGCGCTGTCCGACAATCCGCTGGCGATCCGCGGGTTCAGCGGCAGCTTCCGCTGA
- the argH gene encoding argininosuccinate lyase — MSNRMWGGRFSDGPDAIMEEINASIDYDRKLYRQDIEGSKAHVRMLAAREIVAADDAEKIAHGLDTIKSEIEAGDFAFSRALEDIHMNIEARLAELIGPTAGRLHTARSRNDQVATDFRIWVRDTLDTLDEQLTDLLQALSERALAHAGDVMPGFTHLQSAQPVTFGHHLMAYVEMFARDRSRMRDARKRMNECPLGSAALAGTSFPIDREMTAAALGFDRPTANSLDAVSDRDFIIEALGAASICAMHLSRLAEEIVIWCSAQFAFVTLSDRFSTGSSIMPQKKNPDAAELVRAKTGRIYGSLTALLVMMKGLPLAYSKDMQEDKEQAFDGLPSLSLALAAMTGMVRDLTANTKTMKAAAGSGYSTATDLADWLVRVIGMPFREAHHVTGRAVGLAVERGVQLHRLPLEDLQAIEPRITEDIFTVLSVDKSVRSRTSYGGTAPANVRKQAKRWLKALEREAARR; from the coding sequence ATGAGCAATCGCATGTGGGGAGGCCGGTTCTCGGATGGGCCGGACGCCATCATGGAGGAGATCAACGCCTCCATCGACTACGATCGCAAGCTCTACCGGCAGGATATAGAGGGTTCGAAGGCTCATGTCCGCATGCTTGCGGCGCGCGAAATTGTCGCCGCCGACGATGCCGAGAAGATCGCTCACGGTCTAGACACGATCAAGTCAGAGATCGAGGCGGGCGATTTCGCCTTTTCCCGCGCGCTCGAAGACATCCACATGAACATCGAGGCGCGTCTGGCCGAGCTGATCGGCCCGACCGCCGGCCGCCTGCACACCGCACGCTCGCGCAACGACCAGGTCGCCACCGACTTCCGCATCTGGGTGCGCGACACGCTCGACACGCTCGACGAGCAGCTGACCGACCTGCTGCAGGCGCTCAGCGAGCGCGCGCTCGCCCATGCCGGAGACGTCATGCCGGGCTTCACCCACCTGCAGTCGGCCCAGCCGGTGACCTTCGGCCACCACCTGATGGCCTATGTGGAGATGTTCGCCCGCGATCGCTCGCGCATGCGCGATGCCCGCAAGCGGATGAACGAGTGTCCGCTCGGCTCGGCGGCGCTGGCCGGCACGTCCTTCCCGATCGACCGGGAGATGACGGCGGCCGCGCTCGGCTTCGACCGGCCGACAGCCAACTCGCTCGACGCGGTGTCCGACCGCGACTTCATCATCGAGGCGCTGGGTGCGGCCTCGATCTGCGCCATGCACCTGTCGCGGCTGGCCGAGGAAATCGTGATCTGGTGCTCGGCGCAGTTCGCCTTCGTCACCCTGTCCGACCGCTTCTCGACCGGCTCCTCGATCATGCCGCAGAAGAAGAACCCGGACGCGGCCGAGCTGGTGCGCGCCAAGACGGGCCGCATCTACGGCTCGCTGACGGCGCTTCTGGTGATGATGAAGGGCCTGCCGCTGGCCTATTCGAAGGACATGCAGGAAGACAAGGAACAGGCCTTCGACGGTCTGCCGAGCCTGTCGCTGGCGCTGGCCGCGATGACCGGCATGGTCCGCGACCTGACCGCCAACACCAAGACCATGAAGGCCGCCGCCGGTTCGGGCTATTCCACCGCCACGGACCTGGCCGACTGGCTGGTGCGGGTGATCGGCATGCCGTTCCGCGAGGCGCATCACGTCACCGGGCGCGCCGTCGGCCTTGCCGTGGAGCGCGGGGTGCAGCTGCACCGGCTGCCGCTGGAAGACCTGCAGGCGATCGAGCCGCGCATCACCGAGGACATCTTCACCGTGCTGTCGGTCGACAAGTCGGTGCGCTCGCGCACCAGCTATGGCGGCACGGCCCCGGCCAATGTCCGCAAGCAGGCCAAGCGCTGGCTGAAGGCGCTGGAGCGCGAGGCGGCGCGGCGCTGA
- a CDS encoding cob(I)yrinic acid a,c-diamide adenosyltransferase, with the protein MVVLNKIYTKTGDAGTTALASGERRPKHDLRVEAYGTVDETNAVVGLARQATAAAHPELDAVLARIQNDLFDLGADLATPESDEPPAYPPLRVTDAQVSAIEAAIDRFNADLSPLRSFVLPGGSPAAAQLHLARTVSRRAERLMTELASRETVSRPALVYMNRLSDFFFVAARWANDKGAADVLWVPGQNR; encoded by the coding sequence ATGGTGGTGCTGAACAAGATCTACACGAAGACGGGCGATGCCGGCACCACGGCCCTGGCCTCCGGCGAACGGCGGCCGAAGCACGATCTCAGGGTCGAGGCCTACGGCACGGTCGACGAGACCAACGCGGTGGTCGGGCTGGCGCGCCAGGCGACGGCCGCGGCCCATCCCGAGCTCGATGCGGTGCTGGCGCGGATCCAGAACGACCTCTTCGATCTGGGGGCGGACCTTGCGACGCCCGAGAGCGACGAGCCGCCGGCCTATCCGCCGCTGCGCGTCACCGATGCGCAGGTCTCGGCCATCGAGGCGGCCATCGACCGGTTCAACGCGGACCTGTCGCCGCTGCGCTCCTTCGTGCTGCCGGGCGGTTCGCCGGCGGCAGCGCAGCTGCATCTCGCCCGCACCGTGTCGCGCCGCGCCGAACGGCTGATGACGGAGCTGGCCTCGCGCGAGACCGTCAGCCGGCCGGCGCTGGTCTACATGAACCGGCTGTCCGACTTCTTCTTCGTTGCCGCGCGCTGGGCGAACGACAAGGGCGCGGCCGACGTGCTGTGGGTGCCGGGGCAGAACCGCTAG
- a CDS encoding 3-hydroxybutyryl-CoA dehydrogenase — protein MVVEIKKVGVIGSGQMGSGIAHVCAVAGFDVQLNDISRDRIQSGLASINGNMARQVSKGQLSEEERTAALSRIVPAESMDELGDVDLVIESAVENEQIKRKIFSQLCPLLKPEAILATNTSSISITRLAATTDRPERFIGIHFMNPVPLMELVELVRGIATEDETFEAAREFTRKLGKTIAVAEDFPAFMVNRILLPMINEAIYTLYEGVGSVEAIDTAMRLGANHPMGPLQLADFIGLDTCLSIMQVLYEGLADTKYRPCPLLVKYVEAGWLGRKTQRGFYDYRGDVPVPTR, from the coding sequence ATGGTGGTCGAGATCAAGAAAGTCGGCGTGATCGGCTCGGGCCAGATGGGCAGCGGCATCGCCCATGTCTGCGCCGTGGCCGGCTTTGACGTGCAGCTCAACGACATTTCCCGGGATCGGATCCAGTCCGGCCTCGCCTCGATCAACGGCAACATGGCCCGTCAGGTCTCCAAGGGCCAGCTGAGCGAGGAGGAGCGCACCGCCGCCCTGTCGCGCATCGTGCCGGCCGAGAGCATGGACGAGCTCGGCGATGTCGACCTCGTCATCGAGTCCGCCGTCGAGAACGAGCAGATCAAGCGCAAGATCTTCAGCCAGCTGTGTCCGCTGCTGAAGCCGGAGGCGATCCTCGCCACCAACACCTCGTCGATCTCGATCACCCGCCTGGCGGCGACCACCGACCGGCCGGAGCGCTTCATCGGCATCCACTTCATGAACCCGGTTCCGCTGATGGAGCTGGTGGAACTGGTGCGCGGCATCGCCACGGAGGACGAGACCTTCGAGGCGGCGCGCGAGTTCACCCGCAAGCTCGGCAAGACCATCGCCGTCGCCGAGGATTTCCCGGCCTTCATGGTCAACCGCATCCTGCTGCCGATGATCAACGAGGCGATCTACACGCTCTACGAGGGCGTCGGCTCGGTGGAGGCCATCGACACGGCGATGAGGCTCGGCGCCAACCATCCGATGGGCCCGCTGCAGCTGGCCGACTTCATCGGCCTCGACACCTGCCTGTCGATCATGCAGGTGCTCTACGAGGGCCTCGCCGATACCAAGTATCGCCCGTGCCCGCTGCTGGTGAAGTATGTCGAGGCGGGCTGGCTGGGCCGCAAGACCCAGCGCGGCTTCTACGACTATCGCGGCGACGTGCCGGTTCCCACCCGCTGA
- a CDS encoding rhomboid family intramembrane serine protease: protein MFIPLYDHKPLVHVRRQFVTWGLIIANVAIFVLVQQGGLSDPAMQASSLSYGLIPAVLFDARDLAPHLAVFPEPAALVTYAFLHGSWMHLGGNMLFLWVFGDNVEDAMGHLRFLVFYLLCAAAAGYGHALTEPGSVVPLIGASGAVAGVIGAYLVLHPRVRVWVLAFGRLPLRLPASWVLGAWILFQVVMAFGFGDHQVAWWAHVAGALAGALLVVPMRRRGVPLFDRGL, encoded by the coding sequence ATGTTCATTCCGCTCTACGACCACAAGCCGCTCGTGCATGTGCGGCGGCAATTTGTCACATGGGGACTGATCATCGCCAATGTGGCGATCTTCGTCCTGGTCCAGCAGGGCGGGCTGTCCGATCCGGCGATGCAGGCCTCGAGCCTGTCCTACGGGCTGATCCCGGCGGTGCTGTTCGACGCGCGCGACCTCGCCCCGCATCTGGCCGTGTTTCCCGAGCCGGCGGCGCTGGTCACCTACGCCTTCCTGCATGGCAGCTGGATGCATCTGGGCGGCAATATGCTGTTCCTCTGGGTCTTCGGCGACAATGTCGAGGACGCGATGGGCCATCTCCGCTTCCTGGTCTTCTATCTGCTGTGCGCGGCGGCGGCGGGCTACGGCCATGCGCTGACCGAGCCGGGATCGGTGGTGCCGCTGATCGGCGCCTCGGGCGCGGTGGCCGGGGTCATCGGCGCCTATCTGGTGCTGCATCCCAGGGTGCGGGTCTGGGTGCTGGCCTTCGGCCGGCTGCCGCTGCGCCTGCCGGCCTCCTGGGTGCTGGGCGCGTGGATCCTGTTTCAGGTGGTGATGGCCTTCGGCTTCGGCGATCACCAGGTGGCCTGGTGGGCTCATGTCGCCGGCGCGCTCGCCGGGGCCTTGCTGGTCGTGCCGATGCGCCGGCGCGGCGTGCCGTTGTTCGACAGGGGATTGTAA